Sequence from the Physeter macrocephalus isolate SW-GA unplaced genomic scaffold, ASM283717v5 random_48, whole genome shotgun sequence genome:
AGCGTGAAACTGGCACGTCCCTTAAGGGGACTGGGTAGGGAAGCCAGTGGGGCCTGCCCAGGAGGAAGGAGTTTCCCGTCTGCCATGTTGTTAATAGGGGTAGCCCCAGACTCCAAGGTTTTGTTTTCTCCCACAGGTGGGCTTTGGGCTGGAACACGTATCCCGAGAACAGATACGAGAAGTGGAAGAAGACTTGGACGAGCTGTATGACAGTCTGGAGATGTACAATCCCAGCGACAGCGGCCCCGagatggaggagacagacagcATCCTTAGCACACCAAAGCCCAAGCTCAAGTGAGGCCCGCACCCCCTCTGTCACACTGTCCCTCTAGGCCGTGGCAATCTCCtagactcccctccctcaccccaccccccaccattaCCCGTGAATCTTGGTTCCTCACCCCTTCTAAACCTCCTACCGTCTGGATAAAGCTCGCTGCCTTAGCCTCTAACCGACAAAAGCCCCGATAGGACTCTCCTGAAGACCTTCGGTCCAGGTCCCTACTGGTCCAGCCTCTGCTGTGTCCTTCCTCGCCGGCATCCTCGGAGCCCGGGTTGTCGATCTTTCTTGAACACCAGCTCTGCCCGGCTGTCCGTGAGCTGCTGTTCTGGGCCCTGGCGGCCACTGACCCTGGCTGTGCTTCTTTGCCGCAGGCCCTTCTTTGAGGGGATGTCGCAGTCCAGCTCACAGACGGAGATTGGCAGCCTCAACAGCAAGGCCAGCCTCGGCAAAGACACCACCAGCCCCGTGAGCAAGACCAATGGCTGTGGGGTGCGGGAGTGGGACCAGGGGCAGGTCAGGGCTTAGCACTGGGCCCTCTGCTCCCGGCTCATCTGGGACCTGCGGGCCGTCTCGCCTTGTTTCAACCTCGGTTGTCATCTCAGTCCTGCTGGGCTCTTAGTGCTCTGAGGATATTGCTGTGGCCAGGAGGGTGTTCTTTATGGCCTGTTCCCACCATGACCTGGCACCTTCCCTCCCGGAACACGCAGTGCCTCGAGACCTCTCCCTCAACTCCCGTCATGAGGTAGCTGGGAGTGTGGCACCCGGCCAGTGGTGGCGATTCTGCatccaggctggggagagggtggatGCAGAGGGGGCAGGAAGGCCCCAAGGTCTGTTCAGGAGAAATTACATGGGCTTTATTCAGAAAGTGGGCAGTGCCCTCGAAGAATTTAGAACTCGGTGGGCTGCTTTCCATTTTGCCTGGCGAGCCAGAGGGAAAAGGAGCTGTCTACTGCAGCACCCCAGAGCCCCGCATCACCCCGGGACCACGCTCTGTCCCTATTTGGGAAGCCTCTCCCCGGCAGTGGAGCAGGGGCAGAAGCCCGGGTTCGTGCTATACCCGCCTCGGGCCCTGGGAAGCTGCCCTCCCCCTTGTTTATGACCAAAGGCAGGATGACGTGCCTGATTTTAGTGGTTTTCGGTTTGCTTTGAAAGCCCAGTGTCTTCTCTGTAGATCAGAAAAACTGATCCTTTAAGTCCTCCTGCTCTtgccgcttttttttttttttttttttttttttttttttttgtggcatgcgggccttcctccgttgcggcccctcccgtcgcggagcacaggctccggacgcgcaggcccagcgtctTGCCGCTTTAACAGAGGGAATACAGAACTCACCCTGCGCGTAGGTATTAATTGTGAGGAAACGACCTGAGGCCTGTGAGGCTCTCCATCGCCTGAAAAGCGCTGTCTATGGAAGGGCTGCCTGCCGCCGGTCCCAGGTGTCTGCGGACCGTCAGCTCATGGACTGCCTGCTGCCACCAGGTGGCGCTGTCGTCCACCTAATCCCTCTCCCTGCTGAAGGCGCAGCAGGGTGATCCGGCCCTAGAACAGCGGCACCACGTGGCCTTAGCGAGTAAATGTGGGATGGGAAATGGCAGCCGCCATCGAGAATCCCTCCACAGAGAAACCTCAGGCCCACCACTTGCAGACCGGCACTCGCAGGCTTTCCAGCCCAGGTTCATATGATCCGGGGCTGAGGAGGCCTTACCTGACTAGTTCTGCTCAGGATGTGGCTTGGGGCTGCTCTTTCTCACAGGGGGCTGCTGGATGGCCCTGCTGAATCATCACTGTCCACGCGGACAGATCATTGGCCGCTGGAGCCAGATTCCATAGCAAGTATAAATATAAGGGATGACTCTCCCAGAGAGAAACCTGGGACCTGGCCAGGGGAGGACTGTCTTACGGTGTCCTAGGAATGTAGAAGAACAAGGGCCCTACTGTAACACAGGGCaatcaaattttaaatgagaGATTAATGCCCCAAAATGCTAAGCGTGACACCTAACATATGGTGACCGCTCAATATATTTTAGGGCTCGTCGTTACTAAATCAGTAAGAGAAACTACTCTATACTAATGAAGCTGTTTCTGGGTTGACAGAATTTGTAGGTTCTACATTTAGTCTCAGCTGCATGGCttacaaaatttaaagagaaaaattaccttgatgctctgggcctcaggtgcCTTATTTGTGAGGTAAAGGTGTTGGCCCAGGAGCCCAGTTCGCTCAAAAGTCAATGGAGTATCAGTCTTTACAGTGTGATGGCCTAAGGATCCCTGTTCAGGCCAAACATTTCTTTGGGGCAGGGTAGGGCTGGTTTGAGAGCAcatgctctggagtcagacttctgggtttgaatcttgactCCATCACTACACTGACTGTGTGATCTGGGCAGTTACCCAGACTTCGTGTCCTCAACTACGAATTGCACGTGAAAAGGACATGCCTTACAAGGCAGCGTGAAGATCCAGTGGGAAAATGCAGCTAAAACCTCCAGCCTGGCGCTTGATTGATGGTTGGATTGATTTACGGCATGGGGAGCATCAGTAAATGTAAGCTGCTTTGCCATTGTTATTATAGACCCTGAGAGCCATTCCAGTTCTGACTCCTGAAATTGATAGAATCTAGATGTCTTTTTAGTGAGTTCTTCAAATTCTGGTTCCCTGGGCCAGATTTCAGACTTTGCTGGTTCTCTgtgatatttctattttgaagAGCTCCATATGTCTTGATGTGGGTGTGGAACTTTGGAATCCTTTAGTATGAAAGACACTTTGGAAACTACAGAGCGAGGCTGTGCTCTTACACAGAGAACTTCTAAACGTATTAGGGAAAACATACGGGGATGGTGCATCCATAGGCAGGCACGCACGTGCTGCCCAGCTTTTGTCCTCGCTTCCCTGATTTCCTAGCattatgattcatttatttttcttaaccttCCTTTTCGTTCCCCAAATTTCAGAGGATTCAGTTGTATCACTAGAACCAGAAGGAATTTCTGCCGATACAAATTATTTCAGCTGTTGAGTTTTCCCAAGACTTGAGCACACAGTAGCAACATAATTTGTTTCCTGGAGCCCATAACAGTAGGCCCCGACAGCGCTTCAGTTGGGGCGGCCAAGAGATGGAGACTTTCCGCCAGGACTGCCTGCTGCTAAAAGTTGCTAATTCCACAGCACTGTAACTAATGGTGCTAGAGACCAGTACTTCGTAAAATTGAGAGCCTAAAGTACCGCCGCACTCTGCCCCCTCCACGTGCGCGCACACgcgcgtgcacacgcacacacacacacaagcacgtGCAccccctgcagcagcagccagcGTCGCCCCCAGGCACAGCGCCTTGCGCCGCCGCATCTGCCTCGGAGCCACACAGTTAGGCAACACAGCTACTGCGCTGCTGGGGTGAgaaaagcctaaagtatttataGAAGCAGGAAGACGAACTGGGAGAATCGGGAGTTTGCTCCCGGTGGGACTGACTGAAACATCCAGAAGAGTCGGTGCACAGCCCGCAGGTGCCCCACCCCGAGTCCACCTTAGAGCGCTCAGCACATCTCAGCACAGCGCTGTGCCGTGAAACACTGCTCTGCTGTCGGAGGGCTGGACCACAGGGCTGCTGCCTGAGAGCCTTCCAGTAGGATGGTGTTATCGCCCCGATTCCTCCTCTTTAAAACGTGTTTAATTCATTTGTCATGCTGAGATCCCAAATTGAGTGAAACCATCTTCAGTCTTTAGTCTGATGAAGAGTTCTCTGGGATTGTGGACTCTGTTAACATCGGTTATTCACACAGACAATGTGTAAATGAGCTAGCGGTGCAATCTGGAGGGAACCTACTGTGCGTGGCTCTGAGCCAAACCGTCTCACCCTCAGGGGTCACAGGGTCTGGATAAAGTGTGTTAGGTTAGTTTTGCAGATGGCTCagagcagtggtcctcaaccaAGGGTGATTTTGCCTCCCAAGGGACATTTGGCGAGggctagagacatttttggttctcACAGAGGGGGTGATAGGGGATAAGGGGCTGctcctggcatctggtgggtggaGGCAGGGATGCAGCTCAAATCCTGCGCAAGGTGCCCCTGAGCAAAGAAAGACCCGCCCCAGATGTCGGCGGTGCCCACGCGGAGAAACCCTGGTTTAGCGTATGACATGGGCCTACTTTTGTGGTCCTCGTTCATTAGTTTGCTGAGTGGCCCCTTGAGCTTATTAGGCCATTTCTCTGTACTCTGTTATTTACTCAGAGAAAAGGCTTTGGGTCATTGGGAGGAGGTGGGATATCCTTGATCCTTTCTGATTCCCTGGTTCCCCACAAGAACCAGAGACCCACTGAGGCCAGGACCTTCCCCATAGATAAGACCCCCAACCCGCAACTGCTTATGATTTTGACGTTGGTGTCTGCACAGCCAGAAGCAGCATTAGCAAGTGTGAAAAATCTGGTTATGTATCTGTATTTGCAAagcacatttttaatatttatgagaAACGCTGATAAAAGTTGGGGACAAAGGGAGAATTATTTCACACCTAAATGGCTTAGTATATCCTGTTTGAGGGTTTTCCAGATGTTTCTACCAAGCAAAAAGCATTTGGCTACCATGGATGTCTTTAGTCCCGAAATCAAAGACGTGAACTCTGATATTCCCCTTTCTTCTTAGCAGCTCTGACAGCAGAAGAGGCCCTGTGTGCCCCTCCTGGGCAAGGGTGTTTACCGAATCCAGGGTTAAGACTGACGGATCCCACAGCCATGCCATCTGAACGTTGAGCTTCTCTTTCCCGGCGACATCTTGTGAGAGTCAGAATTTCTGGGCTCCGCACCTCGCTGTGTTATTAATTTAATGATCGCAAAATAACTGACCTTTCTGAAGCTCAGTTTTCACAAAAATATGCTCCTTGTAAGATGAAAGTCCCAAAGATTTTATGAGGTCTTCAGATTAAGTGAAAGTATTTTAAGCTTCCAAGGGACCTAGAAAACAGGTTAGAGTGGTGGTTATTTGGATTGATGATGACTAATTATTGTAATTTTTGCAGATGGAAATGGCTGTTTTAGAAAAAGTCAAATCTGCTTGGATTAAAAATCAAGATGACAGCTTGACTGAAACAGACACTCTGGTATGTATGGTTCGGGCTCCTGTTTCAGCTGTTTAAAATAGTCTTTGGtaccttcagaaatgaaggcaaaaagaCCCTGATGACCACCCTGCAACTCTGGCCTAACTCTGTGGACTTGTGAAGGTCCTGCGTGCCCTTCCTCCCAGAATCCTTAGCCTTGGAATATAAGGCTCTTCCCCAAACTAGCAAACTAGAAATGTCCCCATTCTGCCCTTTAGTTAGGTCTGATCAAGTGCTAATTCAGATAATTTCTCACTATCTGTCACCCTCGTTTACTTCTCAGAGACGATGACCAGTATCTTCCCCCGAAAAACCATCCCTTCCTCCAGGTTGCTTTTACAATGGCCAGACAGCCCACAGCATTAAGTCTCCAAGTGATTACTAGTCAGCTCCTTCCGCTAAGAGATGTTGGAGCTGCTCAGGGGTGCATGGGATGGATCGGCTGGGGTGCCCAATTTAATTACACCCAGGTTGAAattccacacacatacacttgtTGAGCACTGAAGGTGCAAAAATGAGAACACCATGGATCCTCCGGGAGGAAAGCCAGCCGGGGCACACCTGGCGCAGAGGCTCTGTGGGGCCCGGGAAGGACAGAGCCGTTCACCTGGGGGGAGGGCGTCTGAGCTGGGCCCGCAGCAGGTTCTGCCGCAGTTCAGCCGGGGGACTGGAGGCCGGAACCAGCAGATGGGAGGGAGCAGAGAACTTGACCGGATACCATCTGGGGGTGGGCTGCGCATCCGCCTCACAGTGGGAGCTGCTAGCTGAGCGGAGTCCGAGGAGGAACTGTTTCAGGCTTATGTTTCCGgtagtaaataatgctgcattaaGGATCTGGTGTCTGACAAAGCCTTAGGTTGGATTCGACATTACTGTAGTTCACCCGTCATCCGAGTAACCCATCTTCCACCCTCGGTCTACTTTGGCCCATACTGCACAGCGGTCGTTTCAAAATGaagttccaggggcttccctggtggcgcagtggttgagaatccgcctgccagtgcaagggacacgggttcgagccccggtccgggaagatcccacacgccgcggagcaactaagcccgtgcgccacagctactgagcctgagctctagagcccacaggccgcaactaccgaagcccgcgcgcctagagcccgtgctccgcaacaagagaagccccccgcaatgagaagcccgcgcgccgcaacaaagagtagcccctcctcgccgcaactagagaaagcccgcgcgcagcagtgaagacccaacgcggccaaaactaaagaaatagataaataatttttttttaaaaatgaacttccaGTCACGTCACTTCCTGAGTGAAACACTCTCCTTCCCACCTAGAGAAGCTAGATCATCAGCCCAGGTTTGTGGGCTGTCAGTTCATAAATGTAGGGTACAGATTGAATAGCAGGAGATGGTGCCCGGTACAGCGGGTGCACTCAGCTAAAACAGTCACGGTGTCCTCGTCGGGTGGGGTAGGAGTTGTAGAACCCCGTGCTTCCCGGAAAAGAGAGCAAGGGACTGACTTTCTCGTGACGGTCACGGGCCCTGGCGGGAACCACGAGGCTCCCGTGGTCACCGAGGGGAAGTAACCCTCACTGCTTCCTTTCCTCCGTGGCAGGAAATCACTGACCAGGACATGTTTGGAGACGTGAGCACAAGTCTGGTCGTGCCCGAGAAAGTCAAAACTCCGATGAAGTCCAGTAAAACGGACCTCCAGGGCTCTGCCTCTCCCAGGTACTCAGGGTTGGAAGAAGCTCCTAAAGCGTCGGGTAGAACGAGGGAAGCCCGGCAGGAGGG
This genomic interval carries:
- the LOC114484814 gene encoding phosphofurin acidic cluster sorting protein 1-like produces the protein QPNIKQKFVALLKRFKVSDEVGFGLEHVSREQIREVEEDLDELYDSLEMYNPSDSGPEMEETDSILSTPKPKLKPFFEGMSQSSSQTEIGSLNSKASLGKDTTSPMEMAVLEKVKSAWIKNQDDSLTETDTLEITDQDMFGDVSTSLVVPEKVKTPMKSSKTDLQGSASPSKVDGLHTPRQKRSTPLKERQLSKPLSERTNSSDSERSPDLGHSAQIPRKVVYDQLNQILVSDAARLSSRAHREQGTDFLVTVTGPGGNHEAPVVTEGK